The Saprospiraceae bacterium genome includes a window with the following:
- a CDS encoding CPBP family intramembrane metalloprotease: MAQGFLYLISWYYNIELKTSENIFDFLSNDAYSGKIKVYIALNHILSFLIFPYVFLLIFYKKNVLRYLSLKIFNLWFIPWFILLLFSLYPLMGYIAMWMNKIDWPPFISGLDSMALESLTELLKMDNFSDLLINIALIGIIPGITEEFLFRGIIQKELKNVVNNYHIPVWLTAIVFGVMHFQISGLFPKIIIGAVLGYAYHYSGSLLLPMLIHIFNNSFATVVYYFNPMSTIENGTYQEEVSFLPVFLFTIMALIIFNYIHKQSKNPQHANE; the protein is encoded by the coding sequence ATGGCACAAGGTTTTCTGTATTTGATATCTTGGTATTACAATATCGAATTAAAAACATCGGAAAATATCTTTGACTTTCTTAGTAATGATGCCTATTCAGGTAAAATCAAAGTATATATTGCGCTCAATCACATTCTGAGTTTTCTCATTTTTCCATATGTCTTTCTACTAATTTTTTATAAGAAAAACGTCCTTAGATATTTATCTTTAAAAATATTTAATCTTTGGTTTATTCCATGGTTTATCTTGCTGTTATTTAGTTTGTACCCATTGATGGGTTATATCGCCATGTGGATGAATAAAATTGATTGGCCACCTTTTATCAGTGGTTTGGACAGTATGGCTTTGGAATCCCTTACTGAATTGTTAAAAATGGACAATTTTTCAGATTTATTAATCAATATTGCGCTTATAGGAATTATTCCGGGAATAACGGAAGAGTTTCTCTTTCGTGGTATTATACAGAAGGAATTAAAAAATGTGGTCAACAACTATCATATACCTGTTTGGCTGACAGCTATAGTCTTTGGTGTTATGCACTTCCAAATCAGCGGATTATTTCCAAAAATAATCATTGGGGCTGTTTTAGGATATGCCTATCATTATTCAGGAAGTTTATTACTTCCCATGCTCATCCATATTTTCAATAATAGTTTTGCTACGGTAGTATATTATTTTAATCCAATGAGTACTATTGAAAACGGCACCTATCAGGAAGAAGTTTCATTTCTGCCTGTGTTTCTTTTTACAATTATGGCTTTGATCATTTTCAATTATATCCATAAACAATCCAAAAACCCACAGCATGCAAATGAATAA
- a CDS encoding phosphatidate cytidylyltransferase — protein sequence MQMNKNQVLRQRTITAIFFAVGVVLLLFSGKTGAIAFGCFIAGFSCYEYIRMVFHKNKKKLVSSILLVAITIILLSNYPPESITYKIICFISMLCFIAGIIHLFRPFVQHKLYYWLISIIYFGVPLGLFVSYVYHTEHYYPAFWMAIIIFIWIADSGAYLIGSRMGKRLLFEKISPKKTWEGFLGAGVVSLLAAWVFSAYFKHWHEATSTGNLLFWIIIAATAWFIGTLGDLVESSIKRTFNVKDSGKLLPGHGGVFDRFDSFIYILPFILTLTIFFKF from the coding sequence ATGCAAATGAATAAAAATCAGGTGTTGCGACAACGCACCATCACTGCTATATTTTTTGCTGTTGGAGTGGTTTTACTCTTATTCTCTGGTAAAACAGGAGCTATTGCTTTTGGATGTTTTATAGCTGGATTTTCGTGCTATGAATACATAAGAATGGTATTTCATAAAAACAAAAAAAAATTAGTTTCATCCATCTTATTGGTTGCCATAACCATCATTTTATTATCTAATTATCCTCCGGAAAGCATCACTTATAAAATCATTTGTTTCATTTCAATGCTTTGTTTTATAGCAGGCATCATTCATTTATTCAGGCCATTCGTCCAACACAAACTTTATTATTGGTTGATCTCGATCATTTATTTTGGAGTACCATTAGGACTTTTTGTGTCCTATGTGTATCACACAGAGCATTACTATCCTGCTTTCTGGATGGCTATTATTATTTTTATTTGGATAGCTGATTCAGGTGCCTATCTCATCGGCTCCAGAATGGGTAAAAGGTTGCTTTTTGAAAAAATTTCACCTAAAAAAACATGGGAAGGGTTTCTTGGTGCCGGAGTTGTTTCTCTTCTTGCAGCCTGGGTATTTAGTGCATATTTCAAGCATTGGCATGAAGCTACTTCTACCGGTAACTTATTGTTTTGGATTATTATTGCTGCCACAGCATGGTTTATAGGGACGCTGGGAGATCTTGTTGAATCATCAATAAAAAGAACTTTTAATGTAAAAGACTCCGGTAAATTATTGCCTGGCCATGGTGGTGTTTTTGACAGATTTGACAGTTTCATTTACATTTTACCATTTATCTTAACTTTGACCATATTTTTCAAATTTTAA
- a CDS encoding phosphatidylserine decarboxylase family protein produces the protein MTIHKEGYPTLFFSFVLLAILCSACYYFFPKMFTLIFIISAIFYGFLISFFRKPDRSVLNPDNTALLSPCDGKVVVIEKVFEPEILNRECTQVSIFMSPLNVHINWFPSYAEVTHSIYHPGKYLAAWNPKASTENERTTVCYSIKGKSVLLRQVAGALARRIVCYAKVNKTYQQGEELGFIKFGSRVDLYLPSDTKLLVNIGDKVSGNVTKIATLV, from the coding sequence ATGACTATTCATAAAGAAGGTTACCCTACCCTGTTTTTTTCGTTTGTGCTACTTGCTATCTTATGTTCTGCTTGTTATTACTTCTTCCCAAAGATGTTTACTCTCATTTTCATCATCAGTGCGATATTCTATGGGTTTTTAATATCTTTTTTCAGAAAACCTGACAGAAGTGTGTTAAATCCTGATAATACAGCTTTATTATCTCCCTGTGATGGAAAAGTTGTAGTCATTGAGAAAGTATTTGAACCTGAAATATTGAATCGAGAGTGCACTCAGGTTTCGATTTTTATGTCACCTCTAAATGTACATATTAATTGGTTTCCTTCCTATGCAGAAGTGACACATTCTATTTACCATCCGGGAAAATATCTTGCTGCATGGAATCCTAAGGCATCAACGGAAAATGAAAGAACCACAGTTTGCTATTCCATCAAAGGTAAAAGTGTGCTGTTAAGGCAGGTGGCCGGTGCTTTGGCCAGGAGAATCGTATGCTATGCAAAAGTGAACAAAACTTATCAACAGGGTGAAGAACTGGGATTTATTAAGTTCGGGTCAAGAGTAGACCTTTATCTACCTTCGGACACAAAGCTTTTAGTAAATATCGGCGATAAAGTGTCTGGAAATGTAACCAAAATCGCCACACTCGTCTAA
- a CDS encoding T9SS type A sorting domain-containing protein, with protein MLKIYIGTFLFCLQSLFICAQNYKFTWEGALTGIKAVWAEDDTTNTYVIPELGIKVKVSIIDPFKKNTNTGNLSEFGDCTKTNTFYGSGNFAFQITSEASGQPVCLKFEFDKAIYLRDFKIYDIDMKQNISYLPSSFQDSVMLVAKRNGVDIPLRIDHMSESHIYTIYGQAVKADFIAGVNNDLDYNDLKGAISVSSADPLTEFTIYFSNGYEDDGISNSQALKIPGFDFEVFQSPLPVKISDLNIEKGTNESYWLAWTANSEINNDIYTISTSSDGINFTKFGVLKSLNLSNHRYSYDLGQILNQHLYVKLEQTDFDGTTQVLGIVDVKSRSSEKLATLKSTVVTNHLYINVSDAVEDFVRWEIYDMQGRSITVGSFTSGDKDINTQTLNSGSYILKVSTPYASESFKFMKY; from the coding sequence ATGTTGAAAATTTATATAGGAACATTTTTGTTCTGCTTACAATCATTATTTATATGTGCCCAAAACTACAAATTTACATGGGAAGGAGCACTTACTGGCATTAAAGCAGTTTGGGCTGAAGATGATACTACAAATACTTATGTAATACCTGAATTGGGTATAAAGGTAAAAGTATCCATCATAGACCCATTTAAAAAAAATACAAATACTGGAAATTTGAGTGAATTTGGTGATTGTACTAAGACAAATACCTTCTATGGTAGTGGGAATTTCGCTTTTCAAATTACTTCGGAAGCATCAGGTCAGCCTGTATGTTTGAAATTTGAGTTTGATAAAGCTATTTACCTTAGGGACTTTAAAATTTATGACATTGATATGAAGCAAAATATTTCTTATCTGCCCAGTTCTTTTCAGGATAGTGTTATGCTTGTAGCAAAAAGAAATGGTGTAGATATTCCATTAAGAATAGATCATATGTCTGAGAGTCATATTTACACAATATATGGTCAAGCAGTGAAAGCTGATTTTATTGCTGGGGTAAATAATGATCTGGATTACAATGATTTAAAGGGCGCGATATCTGTTAGTTCAGCTGACCCTTTGACAGAATTTACAATTTATTTTTCAAATGGATATGAAGATGACGGTATCAGCAATAGTCAAGCTTTAAAAATTCCCGGTTTTGATTTTGAAGTGTTTCAATCTCCATTACCTGTGAAAATCTCTGATTTGAATATCGAAAAAGGCACAAATGAAAGCTATTGGCTGGCATGGACTGCAAATTCTGAAATTAACAATGATATTTATACTATTTCTACATCTTCTGATGGTATCAATTTTACCAAATTTGGAGTGCTAAAGAGCTTAAATCTTTCAAATCACAGATATTCCTATGACTTGGGACAAATATTAAATCAGCATTTATATGTCAAATTAGAACAAACTGACTTTGATGGGACGACTCAAGTGTTGGGGATTGTAGATGTAAAAAGTAGAAGTTCAGAAAAACTGGCCACTTTGAAATCAACCGTCGTCACAAACCACTTATACATCAATGTTTCTGATGCTGTGGAAGATTTTGTCAGATGGGAAATTTATGATATGCAAGGTAGATCTATTACCGTTGGTTCTTTTACATCAGGTGACAAAGATATTAATACCCAAACCCTTAATTCAGGTTCCTATATTTTGAAAGTATCTACACCTTATGCTTCAGAATCATTTAAGTTCATGAAATACTAG